One Williamsia phyllosphaerae genomic window, CCGGACAAGGTGACGTTGTGCGCGATGGCGAAGCGCTTCGTCACCGACCACTGCCACGCGATCGCCGACCAGGCGTTGCAGCTGCACGGCGGCTACGGGTATCTGCACGACTACGGGCTGGAGAAGATCGTGCGCGACCTGCGGGTGAACCGGATCCTGGAGGGCACCAACGAGATCATGCGTGTGGTCGTGGGCCGCGCGTTGGCGAAAGGCGTGAGATGACAACGATCGGGTTCCTCGGACTGGGCAACATGGGCGGCCCGATGGCGGCCAACCTCGTCGCCGCCGGCCACACAGTCGCCGGATACGACCCCGTCCCCGCCGCCGCAGACGCTGCCGCTGCGACCGGAGTGCTCGTCGCCGAGACGGCGATTCAGGCCGTCGAGCGCGCCGAGGTAGTGATCACGATGCTGCCCAGCGGCGCGCTGGTCCGCGCGGCGTACGCGGAGATCCTCCCCGTCGCCCAGGACGGTGCGGTCTTCATCGACAGCTCCACCATCTCCGTGGACGACGCACGGGACATGAACGCCCTGGCCGCGAAGTTCGGGTTCGCGCAGGTCGACGCGCCGGTATCGGGTGGCGTCAAGGGGGCGACCGCGGGAACCCTGGCGTTCATGGTCGGCGGCGTCGACGACGCGTTCGCCGCGGTGCGGCCGGCGTTGGAACCGATGGCGGGCAAGGTCATCCACTGCGGTGGGCCGGGGAGCGGGCAGGCGGCCAAGGTCTGCAACAACATGGTGCTCGCCGTGCAGCAGATCGCGATCGGCGAGGCGTTCGTCCTGGCCGAGAAGCTGGGTCTGTCGGCGCAGTCGCTGTTCGACGTCATCACCGGCGCGACCGGGAACTGCTGGGCGGTCAGCACCAACTGCCCGGTCCCCGGCCCGCTGCCGACGTCGCCGGCGAACAACGACTTCACGCCGGGGTTCGCCACCGCGTTGATGAACAAGGACCTCGGCCTGGCCATGGCCGCGGTCGAATCCACCGGCGCCATCGCCCCTCTGGGCTCGCACGCGGCTGAGTTGTACCGCGCCTTCGCCGCCGACAACGGGGCCAAGGACTTCAGCGCGATCATCGAGACCCTGCGCTAGAACCGCGGTCCCGTCAGAAATCTCCGGCGTTGCGGCGCAGCGTCTCGATTGTCTCCACGAGGGCACGGGCCTGCTCCGGTGGGATGCCGATGTCGGCGAACACGGCGCGGTTGAGGGTGACGGTCGCCTCCTGGACCGTCGACCGGCCGATCGAGGTGATCTCGACCAGCGTCGTGCGCCCGTCGGTCGGGTGGGGCACGCGGGTGACGAGGCCGGCGGACTCCAGGCGTCGGATCGCGTGCGTGACGCTCGTGACGTGCACCTGCAGACGAACGCTCGCCTTGGTGATCGGGAGCGACCCGGTGCGGCTGAACGCCAGCAGTCGGAGTAGCTCGAACCGCGAGAAGCTCAGGTCGAAGGGGCGTAGTGCCGCCTCGACGCGGGCCAGCAGGATCTGGTGTGCGCGCATCACCGAGGTGACCGCGACCATCCCGTCGGCCACCTCGCCCCAGCCCGCGTCCTCCCAGTTGTCGCGCGCCTTCGCGATCGGGTCGAACCCGGGGCTCTCGGACGGCATCTCTCTATTGTCACCGACTCGGGTTTGTGGATCATCACAACCCGGCGAAGTCGGACGCTTCGGTCAGTACCGCCTCGAGCATTGCGGGGGTCAATCGACCGGTGAAGGTGTTCTGCTGGCTCACGTGATAGCAGCCGAACAGCCGTATCGGCGGTGCGTCGATGTCGCTGTGGTCGCTCATGGGGAGGTCGACGTGCACGCCGTGACCGAACTTCGGTCGGGGCCGGGGGATCGCGCGGCCGTGCGTCTCCAGTGCGTTGAGCGCGGCCTGCCACCCGAATCCGCCGAGGGACATCACCGCCGTGACGGTCGGTGCGAGGAGGATGAGTTCGCGCTGTAGCCAGTGCGAGCACTCGTCGCGTTCGGCCGGTGTCGGTTTGTTCTCCGGGGGAGCGCAGTGCACCGGTGCGGTGATGCGGGTGCCGCGCAGTTCGAGACCGTCGTCGGCGGAGACCGACGTGGGTTGATTGGCGAGTCCGACGGCGTGCAGCGCCGCGAAGAGGACGTCGCCGCTGCGGTCACCGGTGAACATCCGCCCGGTGCGGTTGGCGCCGTGCGCAGCCGGCGCCAGGCCGATGATGAGCAGCGACGCATCGGCGGGACCGATACCTGGAACGGGACGCCCCCAGTAGGTCTCGTCGGCGTAGGCGCGACGCTTCTCGCGGGCGACCTTCTCCCGCCACTCGACCAGCCTCGGACAAGCCCGGCACTCGCAGATCGCTGCGTCGAGGGTCGCGAGGTCAGGGGCGGGCGTCACGATTCGACGCTACGCCCGGACCTCAGAACGGTGGCGGCTGATTCGCCCAGGCCTCGTGCGCCTCGCGTTCGGCGAGGATGCGTTCGCGTTGCCGCTCGTCTGCGGTCGTGGGCGGGCGGGCCCGTCGTGACGGCAGGCGTAGCGACGGGAACAGGTCGGCGCCGCTGAACGCGTTGCCGAGGAACCGGTGTCCGGTTGGCGACTCGAACACGATCTCGCCGAACTCGCCCTGGAAGTCACGCCAGCCGGTGAAGGTCTTGATCCGATGGTGAAACCGACACAGGGGTTTCAGGTTCTCGCCGACCGTCGCGCCACCGGCCCGGGGGTGGCGCCGGTCGAAACGATTCGTGTGGTCGAGGTCGCCCCGCCACGCCGGCGCGGTGCACCCCGGGAAATCGCAGCACAGGCCACGGGCGCGGCAGAGGGCGTCGAGCGACGACCCCGGTCGGTATCGATGCTCGCCGACCGAGGGATCAGCGGGGTTGATCATGCTGATCTTCGCCGCTGCCAGCAGACGACGGATGGCGTCGGCATCGAGAACGCCGTGGCCGTCTAGGTATCCCGGCTGCTCGTCGAGACCCACGAGCGTCGACAGATTCACCACGACATGGACGTTCACGACCGACGACGCGGACGCGTGCCCGGCAGGTGCGGCGGCGTCCTCCGTGGCGGCGGCGGCCGGCGCTTCGAGCGATTTCTCGGCGGGCTTGGTGCACTGCGGGCAGCGGCACGGCAGGATCGCGTCGGGACCCAGCCCGGTTGCTGCGAGAACAACCTGGGCATCGGCGCGTCGCTGACTCATGGTCCGCGGGTCGGCGCTGCAGACCGACCGAGCCATGTCGGTCAGTCGGGCGTTGACGATCGCGGCGTCGGCGGCGGCCAGCGAGCCGGACACCCGCGACATACCGGGATTGAACCGATCCGGCCTGATGTCCATCGAACGGTCCTGCTCGGCGCGCTCGCGGCGCCGGCGCAACGCCTCCGGGTCGATCTGGCTGATCAGGAAATCCACGAGGGCGCGCAGTCGCGCTCGAGACATCGGCGGGCGTGCCGACAGCTCGGCGGCGAGTCGACGGTCGAGTTGGTCGCACTGGGCATCATCGAAGAGTCCCGCGGTGCCATCGAGGATGAGGCGGAGGTCGCTCATGCTGATCCGCCCGGTCCCCAGCACCTGCCCGGTGAACGGCATCCGGGAGTGCATCCGCAGCGCCGTCTGCACTGTGGCGCGCGCCGTCCCGACCGGCACGTTCGTGACCGCGCCGATCTCCGCGATGGTCTGCTCGGTCCCGTTGGGGGTCAACTGCGTCGCGGGATCGTCGGCGAACCGCTCGGCCATGTCCTCGACCCAGTCGTCGGTGCGCACGTCGTGAAGCCGATTGACCAGGTGCATCATCCGGTACTGCGCGGCGGCGATGGTGGACGCGCAGTGGGCGATGAGTTCGATGACCTCATCCGCCGGGCGCGAGACGTCGACGGCGATCGCCGCATCCAGATCCAGCAGTCCTGCGCTCACGGTCACCTCCGTCGCTCGTCTCACCTGTACGAAGTGTTAGACGCAGTGTCGTCAAGGACGGTTCCGTCTCGGCCACAGCAATTTCGGCGTGTGGCCGGTGACCTCCGGTCGTCAGGGTGGGTGGCCTTGGGTGGCCTCCACATTCGACGCCCACGTCACGATCTCAGGATCCGCCAGGGATGTCGTCACGAAGTCCCCGCCCAGGGTCTTGCCCGGCTGCGACGGCACAGTGATCAGAAATGCGCCTGATGCTTTCGCGGCAGCAACGCCGGTGGCTGAGTCCTCGAGTGCAACACCACCAGTCGGATCGGCGCCCAGCGTGGCGAACGCCACGAGATAGAGCTCCGGGTGCGGCTTGGGGTGATCGACCTCGTCGGCGGTGACCGAGGTCTCGAAGTACCGATCGAAACCCGACGACCCCAACGCTGCCGTGAGCATCGCGCGGGGGCTGTTGGTTGCCACTGCGATCGGGACGCGGCCACCCAGGGCGTCGAGCAGATCACGGGCTCCGGGCATGGGATCCACGCCGCGGGCGAGCTCCGACTCGACGCGAGCGAGGAGGTCGGCTGCCAGTTTCGCGCCGTCGTCGGGCCGACCGAAATAGCGGGCCATGTTTTCGCACGCCGCCGGCACCGAGCGCCCGATGAGCAGATCCTTCTCGGTGGGTCCGAATCCGAATCCGTTGTCGGCGAACAACGCGGCCTCTGCGCGTGACCAGCACGTCTCGGTGTCCAGAAGTAGACCGTCGCAATCGAACACGATCGCGCTGAGTCGCTGTGGCAGTCCCATGCCGAGAGGATAGGCGCTCAGGTCATCTCACCAATTCAACGACTTCAGGCCCCACGTACCGCGCGCGGGGCCGGATTATCCGTCGACTCTGTGCCTGTTCGATGACGTTGCTGCACCATCCGACGACCCGGCTCACGGTGAACGTGGGGGTGAACATCTCTCGCGGAATGCCGCATCGGTCCATCACCACTCCGGCGTAGAACTCGACGTTCGCATACAGCGGCCGATCGGGGTGGGCCTGCTCGAGGACCGCCACGACCTCGCGTTCGACATCGACGGCGAGATCCACCAGACCGCCGCCGAGTCCGATCGCGATCTCGCGCAGCAACTCCGATCGCGGATCGACGGTCCGATAGACGGCGTGCCCGAACCCCATGATGCGTTGGCCCGAGGCGAGTTGCTCGCGCGCCCATCCGCCGGCAGCCTCGGTGCCGCCTGCGGCGACGATCTCGTCGAGTGCGTCCAGTGCCCTGTCCGGCGCCCCACCGTGCAACGGGCCCGAGAACGCCCCGATCGCGCCGCAGATCGCCGACACCAGATCTGCGCCACTCGACGCGATGACGCGGGCGGTGAAGGTGGACGCGTTGAACCCGTGGTCGATCGTCGCGATCAGGTACTGCTCGACGGCGCGGGCGTGCTCGGGCGCGGGGACGTCGCCGGTGATCGAGTACAACCAGTGTGCCGCGGTGTCGAGGTCGTCGCGTGCCGACACCGGCTCCTCGCCGTGCGAGAGTCGATGCAGTGCAGCGAGAATCGTGGGGGTGACCGCGCTGACGCGCAACGCATGGCCGGCGCGCGTCGACTCGTCGCTGTCCCACAGCGGTGACATCCCCTCGAGCTGGCCGAGCGACGACAGCACGGTCCGCAGGTCGATGAGCGAGCGGTGATCGGTGCCGGTCGCCGCCACCAACCGGATCACGGCCATCAGCTCGTCGTCGACGGCCCGCAGGGACCGGACCTGCGCGGTGAACTCCGCCAACTCGACGGTGTCGGGAAGACGGCCGTGCACGAACAGGAACCACACCTCCTCGAACGTCCGATGACGCGCGAGATCGATCGCCGAGAACTGTCGGTACTGGTAGAAACCCTCCTCGCCGCGGACATCGCCGATCTCGGTGTGGGCCACCGACACGTTCGACAATCCGGGGTCGGCCTCGATGACGGACATGGTGTGCCTCGATTCGCTGTGGTGCATTGCCTTTCGGCCTACATTCGACGGTGAGGTGAGAGGAGTCAATGTTGATCGGATCAACATCGCGACACCCGCATCGGTGGCCGAGAGCGCTGCGCCATGATGGGCGTGACTTCCTGACCACCGCCCAGGTGGCGCGGGTTCTCGGGGTCAAGCCGGAGTCGGTGTACGCCTACGTCAGCCGTGGGCAGCTGAACAGCGTGCGCATAGCGGGGATCCGCGGAAGCCTGTTCGCCGTCGGTGAGGTCGAGGCGTTCGGGCGCCGGACCGAACGTCGTCCACCCGCCGGGATCGTCGAACGCATCCACACCGAGCTCACTTTGATCGAAGGTGACCGGCTCTACTATCGAGGCCGCGACGCAACGGAACTCGCGTTCTCGACCGACTTCGAGGATGTCGCCGAGATGCTGTGGGGCACGATCGCCGGGAGCGACCACCGGTGGGGCATGCCGGTCCCACCCGTCTCCCCGACACCCGCCCGCGGCGTCGACATCATCCGGCTGGTGGTCGATCACATGGGCGCCGCCGACCGACACCGCGGGATGATCGCGAGTGACGCCGTCGCCTACAAGGCGATGTGCACCCTCAACGCGATCCTTAAGGTGCTCCCGGTCGTGAGTGAGTTCCCGCGGCGCGGGTCATCCATGGCGGCTCGTTTGTGGCCCCGTCTGTCCCCGATGGCTCCGACCACGCAGCGGGTGACACTGCTGAACGCGGCGATGGTGCTCCTCGCCGACCACGATCTGGCGGCAGGCACCGTCGCGGCCAGGGTGGCAGCGAGCGCACGCGGCAGCATCTACGCGGTGATCTCGGCCGGCCTGGGCGCATTCGACGGCCCGCTGCACGGGGGCGCGACCACGGTGGCCTACGACTTCCTGTCGTCGGTCCTCGCCGACCCGGCGGGACCCGATCACGCCGTGTCGGAGTATCTCCGAGACGGGCACAGACCACCCGGATGCGGCCACATCGTCTACCGACATCGTGATCCGAGGGCCGAGGCGTTGATAGACGGGCTCGTCCGAGACGGCGGGCGCCGGGACGTGCTCGCCGCGGTCGAGGCCGTGCGCACCGGGGTCAGCGGCTCCGGTGCGGGCTTCGTGAACTCCGACCTCGCGTTGGCCGCGTTCGCGCTGCGCTATCGCATGATCCCCGATGCCTGCGCGACGATCTTCGCCGTCGCCCGCATCGCCGGGTGGGTCGCGCACGCGATCGAGGAGTACCGCGAGCCGCGGCTGCGGTACCGACCCGAGGGTGTTTACACCGGCGTACGACCCGCGAGGTGACCCGAGTCACCACGGCGTTAGTCTCGCGCAATGACTTCTGAGACCACCGACGTCGTCGAGGACGGATACCAGCGCGGGCTGTCGGCACGAACAGTGCAGATGATCGCGATCGGCGGTGCGATCGGCACCGGACTCTTCTACGGTGCGGGCGGTGCCATCGAGCAGGCCGGACCCGCCCTGATCCTGGCGTACCTGGTCGCCGGACTCGCCATCTTCGTCGTGATGCGAGCGCTCGGCGAGCTGCTGATCTACCGACCGGTCGCGGGATCGATCTCCGAGTACGCCGACGAGTTCCTCGGCAAGTACCTCGGGTTCACCAACGGGTGGACCTACTGGGCGGTGTGGACCACCACGTGCATGGCCGAGATCACCGTCGCGGGCAAGTACATCAACTACTGGTTCCCGTCGATCCCGGTCTGGGTCACCGCGCTGGTGGTGCTGCTGGTGCTCTTCACCGCGAACCTGATCTCGGTCAAGGTGTTCGGCGAGGCCGAGTTCTGGTTCTCGATGATCAAGGTCGTCGCCATCATCGGCATGATCCTCATCGGCACCCTGGTGTTGCTCCCCATCGCCGGTATCGGCCCCGACGCCGGCCCCTCGCTGACCAACCTCTACGGCGACGGCGGCTTCTTCGCGACGGGCTTCAACTCCGCGCTCCTGAGCCTGCAGATCGTCGTGTTCGCCTACGTGGGTGTCGAACTGGTGGGCGTGACCGCCGGCGAGGCGGCCGACCCCAAGGTGACCCTGCGCAAGGCCATCAACACCCTGCCGTTCCGCATCGGACTGTTCTACGTGGGCGCACTGATCGTCATCCTGTCGGTGCGCGGGTGGCGTAACTACTCCGAGGGCAACAGCCCGTTCGTCGAGGTGTTCGCCTACATCGGCATCCCGGGCGCGGCGGGCATCGTCAACTTCATCCTGCTGACCGCGGCCCTGTCGTCGTGCAACTCCGGCATCTACTCCACCGGCCGCATGCTTCGCAGCCTGTCCCAACGCGGTGACGCCCCGAAGAAACTCACGACGCTGTCGTCGCGCCACGTGCCGGTCGCCGGGATCGTGCTGTCGGCGGGCGTCATGGTGCTCGGCGTGATCGTCAACATCATCGACCCCGCGCACGCGTTCGCCTACATCACCTCGGTGTCCACGGTCGGGATCATCTTCGTGTGGAGCTCGATCCTGGTCAGTCATTTCATCTATCGCAGACGTGTGGCCGCCGGGGCGTTGCCCGCGTCGGACTACCGCCTTCCCGGTGCACCGTTCACCACCGCGATCGCCCTCGCCTTCTTCGCGATGGTGATCGTGCTGCTGTTCTTCAGCGAGTCCGGTCGCATCGCCGTCGTGGTCGGAGCCGTGTGGTTCGCCGGTGTGACGA contains:
- the mmsB gene encoding 3-hydroxyisobutyrate dehydrogenase, yielding MTTIGFLGLGNMGGPMAANLVAAGHTVAGYDPVPAAADAAAATGVLVAETAIQAVERAEVVITMLPSGALVRAAYAEILPVAQDGAVFIDSSTISVDDARDMNALAAKFGFAQVDAPVSGGVKGATAGTLAFMVGGVDDAFAAVRPALEPMAGKVIHCGGPGSGQAAKVCNNMVLAVQQIAIGEAFVLAEKLGLSAQSLFDVITGATGNCWAVSTNCPVPGPLPTSPANNDFTPGFATALMNKDLGLAMAAVESTGAIAPLGSHAAELYRAFAADNGAKDFSAIIETLR
- a CDS encoding MarR family winged helix-turn-helix transcriptional regulator yields the protein MPSESPGFDPIAKARDNWEDAGWGEVADGMVAVTSVMRAHQILLARVEAALRPFDLSFSRFELLRLLAFSRTGSLPITKASVRLQVHVTSVTHAIRRLESAGLVTRVPHPTDGRTTLVEITSIGRSTVQEATVTLNRAVFADIGIPPEQARALVETIETLRRNAGDF
- a CDS encoding uracil-DNA glycosylase — encoded protein: MTPAPDLATLDAAICECRACPRLVEWREKVAREKRRAYADETYWGRPVPGIGPADASLLIIGLAPAAHGANRTGRMFTGDRSGDVLFAALHAVGLANQPTSVSADDGLELRGTRITAPVHCAPPENKPTPAERDECSHWLQRELILLAPTVTAVMSLGGFGWQAALNALETHGRAIPRPRPKFGHGVHVDLPMSDHSDIDAPPIRLFGCYHVSQQNTFTGRLTPAMLEAVLTEASDFAGL
- a CDS encoding HNH endonuclease signature motif containing protein, which codes for MSAGLLDLDAAIAVDVSRPADEVIELIAHCASTIAAAQYRMMHLVNRLHDVRTDDWVEDMAERFADDPATQLTPNGTEQTIAEIGAVTNVPVGTARATVQTALRMHSRMPFTGQVLGTGRISMSDLRLILDGTAGLFDDAQCDQLDRRLAAELSARPPMSRARLRALVDFLISQIDPEALRRRRERAEQDRSMDIRPDRFNPGMSRVSGSLAAADAAIVNARLTDMARSVCSADPRTMSQRRADAQVVLAATGLGPDAILPCRCPQCTKPAEKSLEAPAAAATEDAAAPAGHASASSVVNVHVVVNLSTLVGLDEQPGYLDGHGVLDADAIRRLLAAAKISMINPADPSVGEHRYRPGSSLDALCRARGLCCDFPGCTAPAWRGDLDHTNRFDRRHPRAGGATVGENLKPLCRFHHRIKTFTGWRDFQGEFGEIVFESPTGHRFLGNAFSGADLFPSLRLPSRRARPPTTADERQRERILAEREAHEAWANQPPPF
- a CDS encoding HAD family hydrolase gives rise to the protein MGLPQRLSAIVFDCDGLLLDTETCWSRAEAALFADNGFGFGPTEKDLLIGRSVPAACENMARYFGRPDDGAKLAADLLARVESELARGVDPMPGARDLLDALGGRVPIAVATNSPRAMLTAALGSSGFDRYFETSVTADEVDHPKPHPELYLVAFATLGADPTGGVALEDSATGVAAAKASGAFLITVPSQPGKTLGGDFVTTSLADPEIVTWASNVEATQGHPP
- a CDS encoding citrate/2-methylcitrate synthase: MSVIEADPGLSNVSVAHTEIGDVRGEEGFYQYRQFSAIDLARHRTFEEVWFLFVHGRLPDTVELAEFTAQVRSLRAVDDELMAVIRLVAATGTDHRSLIDLRTVLSSLGQLEGMSPLWDSDESTRAGHALRVSAVTPTILAALHRLSHGEEPVSARDDLDTAAHWLYSITGDVPAPEHARAVEQYLIATIDHGFNASTFTARVIASSGADLVSAICGAIGAFSGPLHGGAPDRALDALDEIVAAGGTEAAGGWAREQLASGQRIMGFGHAVYRTVDPRSELLREIAIGLGGGLVDLAVDVEREVVAVLEQAHPDRPLYANVEFYAGVVMDRCGIPREMFTPTFTVSRVVGWCSNVIEQAQSRRIIRPRARYVGPEVVELVR
- a CDS encoding citrate synthase; protein product: MLIGSTSRHPHRWPRALRHDGRDFLTTAQVARVLGVKPESVYAYVSRGQLNSVRIAGIRGSLFAVGEVEAFGRRTERRPPAGIVERIHTELTLIEGDRLYYRGRDATELAFSTDFEDVAEMLWGTIAGSDHRWGMPVPPVSPTPARGVDIIRLVVDHMGAADRHRGMIASDAVAYKAMCTLNAILKVLPVVSEFPRRGSSMAARLWPRLSPMAPTTQRVTLLNAAMVLLADHDLAAGTVAARVAASARGSIYAVISAGLGAFDGPLHGGATTVAYDFLSSVLADPAGPDHAVSEYLRDGHRPPGCGHIVYRHRDPRAEALIDGLVRDGGRRDVLAAVEAVRTGVSGSGAGFVNSDLALAAFALRYRMIPDACATIFAVARIAGWVAHAIEEYREPRLRYRPEGVYTGVRPAR
- a CDS encoding amino acid permease, encoding MTSETTDVVEDGYQRGLSARTVQMIAIGGAIGTGLFYGAGGAIEQAGPALILAYLVAGLAIFVVMRALGELLIYRPVAGSISEYADEFLGKYLGFTNGWTYWAVWTTTCMAEITVAGKYINYWFPSIPVWVTALVVLLVLFTANLISVKVFGEAEFWFSMIKVVAIIGMILIGTLVLLPIAGIGPDAGPSLTNLYGDGGFFATGFNSALLSLQIVVFAYVGVELVGVTAGEAADPKVTLRKAINTLPFRIGLFYVGALIVILSVRGWRNYSEGNSPFVEVFAYIGIPGAAGIVNFILLTAALSSCNSGIYSTGRMLRSLSQRGDAPKKLTTLSSRHVPVAGIVLSAGVMVLGVIVNIIDPAHAFAYITSVSTVGIIFVWSSILVSHFIYRRRVAAGALPASDYRLPGAPFTTAIALAFFAMVIVLLFFSESGRIAVVVGAVWFAGVTIGYFVLTNRRRAVHAGK